One window of Bactrocera tryoni isolate S06 chromosome 2, CSIRO_BtryS06_freeze2, whole genome shotgun sequence genomic DNA carries:
- the LOC120769214 gene encoding zinc finger protein weckle-like isoform X1 — MPNTFEDCSGYLPDAEWQFWCRLCAKEDVRNINIYPEQNKTELATNSTLIDFIAEFFKVNIRQNEDLPHWLCAQCFTSVSALSKFTNQVNRVQSMYNEIQSSGHRKAEDFRVIREKYNLFGYELFMFDISDTKPSIENIFVADAPEIIEHKSLDSIVKLEVITDELQSGIFLNESEYNSEFQDPIGAVENHTNVVDSSEFPSNNIKDNKSEVTSKVYSKIHRLEKRKSSSDEESNVNKHFCNDCALHFKSRNYYLIHMRKKHGVETPPNIISCPQCSRTFKSSFNLKRHILIHRPVAEKKIYPCPQCDRKFQTKECVLRHIKFVHEDIRSFICEECGECTRTEATLREHMLIHTDYAPFECEICKKGFKNRARLKRHMEMHSDHKHICSECGLELNSRVTLNRHMLVHSDEMRHKCDYCGREFKRAKTLKTHLLLHSGLKPYTCDFCDKTFANGSNCRTHKKKSHPEELAALEASGEKKFTENIPKLAVLKTVTRTAENLLPVVTKQSGNFSFGKKPKPPASCKDETQQYIDNKI, encoded by the exons ATGCCAAATACTTTTGAAGATTGCAGCGGTTACCTTCCTGATGCCGAATGGCAATTTTGGTGTAGACTCTGTGCTAAGGAGGATGTACGAAATATCAATATATACCCAGAACAAAACAAAACTGAATTGGCCACAAATTCCACTCTGATAGACTTTATAGCGGAGTTTTTTAAAGTTAAT aTACGACAGAACGAAGATTTACCACACTGGCTTTGTGCACAATGCTTTACATCGGTTTCGGCCTTGTCCAAATTCACAAATCAAGTGAACAGAGTACAAAGTATGTACAATGAAATACAAAGTTCTGGACACAGAAAAGCGGAAGATTTCCGGGTTATCCGAGAAAAATATAACTTATTTGGGTATGAGTTATTTATGTTTGATATATCGGATACCAAACCatctattgaaaatatttttgttgctgatgCACCAGAAATAATTGAACATAAATCATTGGATAGTATTGTAAAACTTGAAGTAATAACGGATGAATTACAGAGCGGCATCTTCCTTAATGAAAGCGAATATAATAGTGAATTCCAAGATCCCATTGGCGCAGTTGAGAATCATACTAACGTAGTAGATAGTAGTGAATTCCCAAGTAATAACATAAAAGACAATAAATCAGAAGTAACTAGCAAAGTATATAGCAAAATCCATCGACTGGAAAAGCGTAAAAGTTCTTCGGATGAGGAATCGAATGTAAACAAACACTTTTGTAACGATTGCGCATTACATTTCAAAAGCAGGAACTATTATCTTATACATATGAGAAAAAAACATGGTGTTGAAACACCACCTAATATCATTTCTTGTCCACAATGTTCCAGAACTTTTAAATCTAGTTTCAATTTAAAACGACATATATTGATACATCGACCTGTAGCAGAGAAGAAAATATATCCATGTCCACAATGTGATCGAAAATTCCAAACTAAGGAATGTGTTTTGCGACATATAAAGTTTGTACATGAAGATATACGTTCCTTCATTTGCGAAGAGTGTGGTGAGTGCACACGCACGGAAGCTACGCTACGGGAACACATGCTTATACATACCGACTATGCACCCTTTGAATGCGAAATTTGCAAGAAAGGATTCAAAAATCGAGCACGTTTGAAG aGGCATATGGAGATGCACAGCGATCATAAACATATATGCAGCGAATGTGGTTTAGAATTGAATTCGCGTGTAACCTTGAATCGTCATATGCTTGTGCATTCTGATGAGATGCGTCATAAGTGCGATTATTGTGGGCGCGAATTCAAACGAGcgaaaactttaaaaactcaCTTATTACTTCATAGCGGCTTAAAACCATATACATGTGACTTCTGTGACAAAACGTTTGCCAATGGCTCAAATTGTCGTACTCATAAAAAAAAGTCGCATCCCGAAGAATTGGCGGCCTTAGAGGCTTCCggagaaaaaaaattcaccGAAAATATCCCTAAATTAGCGGTTTTAAAGACGGT TACACGCACAGCTGAAAATCTACTTCCTGTGGTAACCAAACAAAGTGGGAATTTTTCTTTCGGCAAGAAACCGAAACCCCCAGCTAGTTGTAAAGATGAAACACAACAATATatagataataaaatataa
- the LOC120769214 gene encoding zinc finger protein weckle-like isoform X2, whose amino-acid sequence MPNTFEDCSGYLPDAEWQFWCRLCAKEDVRNINIYPEQNKTELATNSTLIDFIAEFFKIRQNEDLPHWLCAQCFTSVSALSKFTNQVNRVQSMYNEIQSSGHRKAEDFRVIREKYNLFGYELFMFDISDTKPSIENIFVADAPEIIEHKSLDSIVKLEVITDELQSGIFLNESEYNSEFQDPIGAVENHTNVVDSSEFPSNNIKDNKSEVTSKVYSKIHRLEKRKSSSDEESNVNKHFCNDCALHFKSRNYYLIHMRKKHGVETPPNIISCPQCSRTFKSSFNLKRHILIHRPVAEKKIYPCPQCDRKFQTKECVLRHIKFVHEDIRSFICEECGECTRTEATLREHMLIHTDYAPFECEICKKGFKNRARLKRHMEMHSDHKHICSECGLELNSRVTLNRHMLVHSDEMRHKCDYCGREFKRAKTLKTHLLLHSGLKPYTCDFCDKTFANGSNCRTHKKKSHPEELAALEASGEKKFTENIPKLAVLKTVTRTAENLLPVVTKQSGNFSFGKKPKPPASCKDETQQYIDNKI is encoded by the exons ATGCCAAATACTTTTGAAGATTGCAGCGGTTACCTTCCTGATGCCGAATGGCAATTTTGGTGTAGACTCTGTGCTAAGGAGGATGTACGAAATATCAATATATACCCAGAACAAAACAAAACTGAATTGGCCACAAATTCCACTCTGATAGACTTTATAGCGGAGTTTTTTAAA aTACGACAGAACGAAGATTTACCACACTGGCTTTGTGCACAATGCTTTACATCGGTTTCGGCCTTGTCCAAATTCACAAATCAAGTGAACAGAGTACAAAGTATGTACAATGAAATACAAAGTTCTGGACACAGAAAAGCGGAAGATTTCCGGGTTATCCGAGAAAAATATAACTTATTTGGGTATGAGTTATTTATGTTTGATATATCGGATACCAAACCatctattgaaaatatttttgttgctgatgCACCAGAAATAATTGAACATAAATCATTGGATAGTATTGTAAAACTTGAAGTAATAACGGATGAATTACAGAGCGGCATCTTCCTTAATGAAAGCGAATATAATAGTGAATTCCAAGATCCCATTGGCGCAGTTGAGAATCATACTAACGTAGTAGATAGTAGTGAATTCCCAAGTAATAACATAAAAGACAATAAATCAGAAGTAACTAGCAAAGTATATAGCAAAATCCATCGACTGGAAAAGCGTAAAAGTTCTTCGGATGAGGAATCGAATGTAAACAAACACTTTTGTAACGATTGCGCATTACATTTCAAAAGCAGGAACTATTATCTTATACATATGAGAAAAAAACATGGTGTTGAAACACCACCTAATATCATTTCTTGTCCACAATGTTCCAGAACTTTTAAATCTAGTTTCAATTTAAAACGACATATATTGATACATCGACCTGTAGCAGAGAAGAAAATATATCCATGTCCACAATGTGATCGAAAATTCCAAACTAAGGAATGTGTTTTGCGACATATAAAGTTTGTACATGAAGATATACGTTCCTTCATTTGCGAAGAGTGTGGTGAGTGCACACGCACGGAAGCTACGCTACGGGAACACATGCTTATACATACCGACTATGCACCCTTTGAATGCGAAATTTGCAAGAAAGGATTCAAAAATCGAGCACGTTTGAAG aGGCATATGGAGATGCACAGCGATCATAAACATATATGCAGCGAATGTGGTTTAGAATTGAATTCGCGTGTAACCTTGAATCGTCATATGCTTGTGCATTCTGATGAGATGCGTCATAAGTGCGATTATTGTGGGCGCGAATTCAAACGAGcgaaaactttaaaaactcaCTTATTACTTCATAGCGGCTTAAAACCATATACATGTGACTTCTGTGACAAAACGTTTGCCAATGGCTCAAATTGTCGTACTCATAAAAAAAAGTCGCATCCCGAAGAATTGGCGGCCTTAGAGGCTTCCggagaaaaaaaattcaccGAAAATATCCCTAAATTAGCGGTTTTAAAGACGGT TACACGCACAGCTGAAAATCTACTTCCTGTGGTAACCAAACAAAGTGGGAATTTTTCTTTCGGCAAGAAACCGAAACCCCCAGCTAGTTGTAAAGATGAAACACAACAATATatagataataaaatataa
- the LOC120769214 gene encoding zinc finger protein weckle-like isoform X3, which produces MPNTFEDCSGYLPDAEWQFWCRLCAKEDIRQNEDLPHWLCAQCFTSVSALSKFTNQVNRVQSMYNEIQSSGHRKAEDFRVIREKYNLFGYELFMFDISDTKPSIENIFVADAPEIIEHKSLDSIVKLEVITDELQSGIFLNESEYNSEFQDPIGAVENHTNVVDSSEFPSNNIKDNKSEVTSKVYSKIHRLEKRKSSSDEESNVNKHFCNDCALHFKSRNYYLIHMRKKHGVETPPNIISCPQCSRTFKSSFNLKRHILIHRPVAEKKIYPCPQCDRKFQTKECVLRHIKFVHEDIRSFICEECGECTRTEATLREHMLIHTDYAPFECEICKKGFKNRARLKRHMEMHSDHKHICSECGLELNSRVTLNRHMLVHSDEMRHKCDYCGREFKRAKTLKTHLLLHSGLKPYTCDFCDKTFANGSNCRTHKKKSHPEELAALEASGEKKFTENIPKLAVLKTVTRTAENLLPVVTKQSGNFSFGKKPKPPASCKDETQQYIDNKI; this is translated from the exons ATGCCAAATACTTTTGAAGATTGCAGCGGTTACCTTCCTGATGCCGAATGGCAATTTTGGTGTAGACTCTGTGCTAAGGAGGAT aTACGACAGAACGAAGATTTACCACACTGGCTTTGTGCACAATGCTTTACATCGGTTTCGGCCTTGTCCAAATTCACAAATCAAGTGAACAGAGTACAAAGTATGTACAATGAAATACAAAGTTCTGGACACAGAAAAGCGGAAGATTTCCGGGTTATCCGAGAAAAATATAACTTATTTGGGTATGAGTTATTTATGTTTGATATATCGGATACCAAACCatctattgaaaatatttttgttgctgatgCACCAGAAATAATTGAACATAAATCATTGGATAGTATTGTAAAACTTGAAGTAATAACGGATGAATTACAGAGCGGCATCTTCCTTAATGAAAGCGAATATAATAGTGAATTCCAAGATCCCATTGGCGCAGTTGAGAATCATACTAACGTAGTAGATAGTAGTGAATTCCCAAGTAATAACATAAAAGACAATAAATCAGAAGTAACTAGCAAAGTATATAGCAAAATCCATCGACTGGAAAAGCGTAAAAGTTCTTCGGATGAGGAATCGAATGTAAACAAACACTTTTGTAACGATTGCGCATTACATTTCAAAAGCAGGAACTATTATCTTATACATATGAGAAAAAAACATGGTGTTGAAACACCACCTAATATCATTTCTTGTCCACAATGTTCCAGAACTTTTAAATCTAGTTTCAATTTAAAACGACATATATTGATACATCGACCTGTAGCAGAGAAGAAAATATATCCATGTCCACAATGTGATCGAAAATTCCAAACTAAGGAATGTGTTTTGCGACATATAAAGTTTGTACATGAAGATATACGTTCCTTCATTTGCGAAGAGTGTGGTGAGTGCACACGCACGGAAGCTACGCTACGGGAACACATGCTTATACATACCGACTATGCACCCTTTGAATGCGAAATTTGCAAGAAAGGATTCAAAAATCGAGCACGTTTGAAG aGGCATATGGAGATGCACAGCGATCATAAACATATATGCAGCGAATGTGGTTTAGAATTGAATTCGCGTGTAACCTTGAATCGTCATATGCTTGTGCATTCTGATGAGATGCGTCATAAGTGCGATTATTGTGGGCGCGAATTCAAACGAGcgaaaactttaaaaactcaCTTATTACTTCATAGCGGCTTAAAACCATATACATGTGACTTCTGTGACAAAACGTTTGCCAATGGCTCAAATTGTCGTACTCATAAAAAAAAGTCGCATCCCGAAGAATTGGCGGCCTTAGAGGCTTCCggagaaaaaaaattcaccGAAAATATCCCTAAATTAGCGGTTTTAAAGACGGT TACACGCACAGCTGAAAATCTACTTCCTGTGGTAACCAAACAAAGTGGGAATTTTTCTTTCGGCAAGAAACCGAAACCCCCAGCTAGTTGTAAAGATGAAACACAACAATATatagataataaaatataa
- the LOC120769075 gene encoding zinc finger protein 2-like, with amino-acid sequence MSNTFEDFRSNFAETEWQFWCRLCAKDDVRNINIYAEQKQTPVDTNELVDFIAEFFKIHIRQNENLPHWLCAQCFSSVSTLSKFTNQVNRVQSMYHEIQNSGHRKAEDFRVIREKYKLLGYELYLLNISDTKPSIENIFVADAPEIIEHKSLDSIIKSEVITDELQSGIFLKDIEFNSEFQDPIGDAVENLSNEVGSSERLSKYNSEFQDPIGAVENHTNKVDSTEFPSNSIKDNNSEVTSKVYSKIHRLKKRKSSSDEESNVNKHFCNDCTLHFKKSSNYLIHMRKKHGVETLPSIISCPQCSRTFKSKFNLKRHLKIHRPVAEKKIYPCPQCDRKFQTKDYVFRHIKFVHEEIRPFICEECGEGTHTETTLREHMLKHTDYAPFECEICKKGFKTQARLKNHMEMHSEHKHICSECGLELNSRITLNRHMLVHSDEMRHKCDYCGREFKRAKTLKTHLILHSGLKPYSCGFCDKTFASGSNCRTHKRKSHPEELAALEASGEKKFTKNIPKLAVLKTVTRTAENLLPVVSKQSGNFSFGKKPKPPSSCKDETKQCIENKT; translated from the exons ATGTCTAACACATTTGAAGATTTCAGAAGTAATTTTGCCGAAACCGAATGGCAATTTTGGTGTAGACTCTGTGCTAAAGACGATGTACgaaatatcaatatatatgCAGAGCAAAAACAAACTCCAGTTGACACAAACGAACTTGTAGATTTCATAGCGgagttttttaaaattcat ATACggcaaaatgaaaatttaccACATTGGCTTTGTGCACAATGCTTTTCATCGGTTTCGACCTTGTCGAAATTCACAAATCAAGTGAACAGAGTACAGAGTATGTACCACGAAATTCAAAATTCTGGTCACAGAAAAGCTGAAGATTTTCGGGTTATccgagaaaaatataaactactTGGGTATGAGTTATATTTGTTGAACATATCGGATACCAAACCatctattgaaaatatttttgttgctgatgCACCCGAAATAATTGAACATAAATCATTGGATAGTAttataaaaagtgaagtaaTAACGGACGAGTTACAGAGTGGTATATTTCTTAAAGACATCGAATTTAATAGTGAATTCCAGGATCCCATTGGTGATGCAGTTGAAAATCTTTCTAATGAAGTAGGTAGTAGTGAACGCCTAAGTAAATATAATAGTGAATTCCAAGATCCCATTGGCGCAGTTGAGAATCATACTAACAAAGTAGATAGTACTGAATTTCCAAGTAATAGCATAAAAGACAATAACTCAGAAGTTACTAGCAAAGTATATAGCAAAATCCATCGTCTGAAAAAGCGTAAAAGTTCTTCGGATGAGGAATCGAATGTAAACAAACACTTTTGTAACGATTGCACACtccatttcaaaaaaagtagCAATTATCTTATACATATGAGGAAAAAACATGGTGTTGAAACACTACCTAGCATCATTTCTTGTCCACAATGTTCCAGAACTTTCAAAtctaaattcaatttaaaacgACACCTTAAGATACATCGACCTGTAGCAGAGAAGAAAATATATCCATGTCCACAATGTGACCGAAAATTCCAAACGAAAGATTATGTATTTCGTCATATTAAGTTTGTGCATGAAGAAATTCGCCCGTTCATTTGCGAAGAATGTGGTGAAGGTACGCACACCGAAACTACACTGCGGGAGCACATGCTTAAACATACGGACTATGCCCCTTTTGAATGTGagatttgtaagaaaggatttAAAACTCAAGCACGTTTGAAG AATCATATGGAAATGCACAGTGAACATAAACATATATGCAGCGAATGTGGTTTAGAATTGAACTCGCGTATAACCTTGAATCGTCATATGCTTGTTCATTCTGATGAAATGCGTCATAAATGCGATTATTGTGGGCGTGAATTCAAACGAGcgaaaactttaaaaactcaCTTAATACTTCATAGTGGCTTAAAACCATATTCATGTGGCTTTTGTGACAAAACATTTGCCAGTGGTTCCAATTGTCGTACTCACAAAAGAAAGTCTCATCCTGAAGAACTGGCGGCCTTAGAGGCTTCCGGAGAAAAGAAATTCACCAAAAATATCCCTAAATTAGCGGTTTTAAAGACAGT tacACGCACAGCTGAGAATCTACTTCCTGTAGTATCCAAACAAAGTGGGAATTTTTCTTTCGGCAAGAAACCGAAACCCCCATCTAGTTGTAAAGATGAAACAAAACaatgtatagaaaataaaacataa
- the LOC120769257 gene encoding zinc finger protein weckle-like yields the protein MSNTFEDFKSNFADAEWQFWCRLCAKDDVRNINISPEQNQTPVHRPAAVIDFIAEFFEVHIRQNENLPHWLCAQCFSLVSSLSKFKKQVNKVQSMYNEIQSSGNRNVIDFRVIRDRYNILEYEFVMFNRSDTKSAIENIFVADAPEIVVHNSLDNIVKSEIISDELQSGIFLNESEYNNEFQDPIGDVIANPTDEVESNISFNNIKEDSESEPNGKECKKPNRMKRKLNSSDQESKTVKFFCNECSLHFKRSSNYCIHMKKKHGIDIERDPSSCFSCPQCSRTFKSRFKLNRHIKIHRPLAEKRIFPCPQCDRKFQTKDYVFRHIKFVHEDIRPFICEECGECTRTEATLREHMLIHTDYAPFECEVCKKGFKNQARLKNHMEMHSDHKHICSECGLELNSRVTLNRHMLVHSDEMRHKCDYCGREFKRAKTLKTHLILHSGLKPYSCDFCDKTFANGSNCRTHKRKSHPEELAALEASGEKKFTKNIPKLAVLKTVTRTAENLLPVVSKQSGNFSFGKKPKPPSSCKDETQQYIENKT from the exons atgtCTAACACATTTGAAGatttcaaaagtaattttgCCGATGCTGAATGGCAATTTTGGTGTAGACTCTGTGCTAAAGACGATGTACGAAATATCAATATATCTCcagaacaaaaccaaactccaGTTCACAGACCTGCTGCGGTTATAGATTTTATAGCGGAGTTTTTTGAAGTTCAT atacggcaaaatgaaaatttaccACATTGGCTTTGCGCACAATGCTTCTCGTTGGTTTCCTCCTTGTCCAAATTCAAAAAACAAGTTAACAAAGTACAGAGTATGTACAATGAAATACAAAGTTCTGGCAACAGAAATGTTATAGATTTTCGAGTAATACGAGATAGATACAATATACTTGAGTATGAGTTCGTTATGTTTAATAGGTCGGATACAAAGTCAGCTATTGAAAATATCTTTGTTGCCGATGCACCAGAAATAGTTGTACACAACTCCTTGGATAATATTGTGAAGAGTGAAATCATATCGGACGAGTTGCAGAGTGGCATCTTTCTTAATGAAAGCGAATATAATAATGAATTTCAAGATCCAATTGGTGATGTAATTGCAAATCCTACTGATGAAGTAGAGAGTAATATTTCCtttaacaatattaaagaaGATAGTGAGTCCGAACCAAATGGAAAAGAATGCAAGAAACCCAATCGGATGAAAAGGAAACTAAATTCTTCGGATCAAGAATCAAAAACAGTCAAATTCTTCTGTAACGAATGCTCACTACATTTCAAAAGGAGTAGCAATTATTGCATACATATGAAGAAAAAACACGGTATTGACATAGAAAGAGATCcttcttcttgtttttcttGTCCGCAATGTTCACGAACTTTCAAATCTAGATTTAAATTGAATCGTCATATAAAAATACATCGACCTTTAGCTGAGAAGCGTATATTTCCATGTCCACAATGTGATAGAAAATTCCAAACTAAGGATTATGTTTTCCGacatataaaatttgtacatGAAGATATACGTCCATTCATTTGCGAAGAGTGTGGTGAGTGTACACGTACGGAAGCTACACTACGGGAGCACATGCTTATACATACCGACTATGCACCCTTTGAATGTGAAGTTTGTAAGAAAGGATTTAAAAATCAAGCGCGTTTAAAG AATCATATGGAGATGCACAGCGATCATAAACATATATGCAGCGAATGTGGCTTAGAATTGAATTCGCGTGTAACCTTGAATCGTCATATGCTTGTTCATTCTGATGAGATGCGCCATAAGTGCGATTATTGTGGGCGTGAATTCAAACGAGcgaaaactttaaaaactcaCTTAATACTTCATAGTGGCTTAAAACCATATTCATGTGACTTCTGTGACAAAACGTTTGCCAATGGCTCAAATTGTCGTACTCATAAAAGAAAGTCGCATCCCGAAGAATTGGCGGCTTTAGAGGCTTCCGGAGAAAAGAAATTCACCAAAAATATCCCTAAATTAGCGGTTTTAAAGACAGT TACACGCACAGCTGAGAATCTACTTCCCGTGGTATCCAAACAAAGTGGAAATTTTTCTTTCGGCAAGAAACCGAAACCCCCATCTAGTTGTAAAGATGAAACACaacaatatattgaaaataaaacataa
- the LOC120769063 gene encoding zinc finger protein weckle-like — translation MCNTFEDFRINFAETEWQFWCRLCAKDDVRNIKIYPEQNQTPVDTNETLVDFIADFFKVQMQQNENLPHWLCAQCFSLVSTLFKFTKQVNMVQRMYNEIQSSGNKNVIDFRVIRDKYNLLEYEFVTSNRSDTKSAIENIFVAAAPEIFVHNSLDNIVKNEIISDELQSGIFLNAGEYNREFQDPIGDVITNPTDEVESNISLNHIKDDSESEPNGKQYKKQSRMKKQPNSSDQESKTDKYFCNECSLHFKRGSNYGIHMKKKHGIDIARDTCFSCSQCSKTFKYKFKLNRHVKIHRPLAEKCIFPCPQCDRKFQTKDYVLRHIKFVHEDIRSFVCEECGECTRTEATLREHMLIHTDYAPFECEVCKKGFKNQARLKRHMEMHSDHKHICGECGLGLNSRLTLNRHMIVHSDEMRHKCDYCGREFKRVKALKSHLILHSGLKPYSCDFCDKTFAHGSNCRTHKKKFHPEEFAALEASGEKKFTKNIPKLAVLKTVTRTAENLLPVVCKQSGNFSSGKKPNLQSVVKEKHNTVPTTVGSK, via the exons ATGTGTAACACATTTGAAGATTTCAGAATTAATTTTGCCGAAACCGAATGGCAATTTTGGTGTAGACTCTGTGCTAAAGACGATGTacgaaatatcaaaatatatccAGAACAAAATCAAACTCCAGTTGACACAAACGAAACACTTGTAGACTTCATAGCGgatttttttaaagttcaa ATGCAGCAGAATGAAAATTTACCACATTGGCTTTGTGCACAATGCTTTTCATTGGTTTCGACCTTGTTCAAATTCACAAAACAAGTTAACATGGTGCAAAGAATGTACAACGAAATACAAAGTTCTGGCAACAAAAATGTTATAGATTTTCGTGTGATACGagataaatataatttacttgAGTATGAGTTCGTCACGTCTAATAGGTCGGATACAAAGTCAGCTATTGAAAATATCTTTGTTGCCGCTGCACCAGAAATATTTGTACACAACTCCTTGGATAATATTGTTAAGAATGAAATCATATCGGACGAGTTACAGAGTGGCATCTTTCTTAATGCAGGCGAATATAATAGGGAATTTCAAGATCCAATTGGTGATGTAATTACAAATCCTACTGATGAAGTAGAGAGTAATATTTCCCTTAACCATATTAAAGATGATAGTGAATCCGAACCAAAtggaaaacaatacaaaaaacaaagtcGGATGAAAAAGCAACCAAATTCCTCGGATCAAGAATCAAAAACAGACAAATACTTCTGTAACGAATGCTCACTACATTTCAAAAGGGGTAGTAATTATGGTATTCATATGAAGAAAAAGCACGGTATTGACATAGCAAGAGAtacttgtttttcttgttcGCAATGTTCGAAgactttcaaatataaattcaaattaaatcgTCATGTAAAAATACATCGACCGTTAGCGGAAAAGTGTATATTTCCATGTCCACAATGTGATAGAAAATTCCAAACTAAGGATTATGTTTTGCGACATATAAAGTTTGTTCATGAAGATATACGCTCATTCGTTTGCGAAGAGTGTGGTGAGTGTACACGCACGGAAGCTACACTGCGGGAGCACATGCTTATACACACCGACTATGCACCTTTTGAATGTGAAGTTTGTAAGAAAGGATTTAAAAATCAAGCGCGTTTGAAG aGGCATATGGAGATGCACAGCGATCATAAACATATATGCGGTGAGTGTGGTTTAGGATTGAATTCGCGTTTAACTTTGAATCGTCATATGATTGTGCATTCTGATGAAATGCGGCATAAATGTGATTATTGTGGGCGCGAATTTAAACGTGTGAAAGCTTTAAAAAGTCATTTAATACTTCATAGTGGCTTAAAGCCATATTCATGTGACTTCTGTGACAAAACGTTTGCCCATGGCTCAAATTGTCGcactcacaaaaaaaaatttcatcccGAAGAATTTGCGGCCTTAGAGGCTTCCGGAGAAAAGAAGTTCACTAAAAATATCCCTAAATTAGCGGTTTTAAAAACAGT TACCCGCACAGCTGAGAATCTTCTGCCCGtggtatgtaaacaaagtgGAAACTTTTCTTCCGGCAAAAAACCGAACCTCCAATCAGTTGTAAAGGAGAAACACAACACCGTTcctacgacagtcgggtctaagtaa